CGCCGTTGGGCTCCACCACCTGGACCACGCCCAGAGGCTCGTAGGTGTCACTGCTGGCGAATACCAGGTGGCTGCACCGCTGACCCCAGGTGTCATGGACAGTTCTGGCCAGTCCGTCCAGATTGTCCGGATGGGTGAGTACCATGCACAGTATTCGCGACGGAGGAACTTCTGCTATCCTGGCCAAAGTCGCCGTGGCTGTGGAGAATGTCGTGGAGCTGCTCCAGCACGGCTCTTCTCTACCCACATCGTAGACATACAAAAGGAGGACGAAGGCAAACACGAATCCTCCCGTGAATCCCGTCAATAAATGCAACTGAGATCGCAACCTAATCTTGGCCGTCATGTTGCGGGTGCGTTGTGTTCTCCGCGGCGTTCGGCACCCGATTGTTTTGACCAAAGCGGCCAATCAGCCAAAATCAAACAGCAGCTCGTCAGTAGAGTTGGCCAGCAACCGGTTTACTTGGTTTTCTTATCAAAGCCATCAAAAGACTACGATTTTGTGGGAGATTAGAAAAGCATTCCCGCTAAACCACATTTAGGAACCAAGTTCCTGTTTAATTTTCATGATAAATAAGTACTaattacaacaaaatatatcattttattaaagaaaggCTTAGATTATCTTTCGAGCTTAAGCCACATCTCTAAATGAAAACGAAAGTGTTACTTATACTTTGACATTTATGGGATTCAAGAAAAACATAGTGCAAAGAATACGACTTAGtgctaattaaattataattatactCAAACTATTATCATGCTATTAAGGCAGCACACAAGccataaaaactataaaatgtATTCTTACTACCATTTCGAACTTTGTTCCAGTTCTTTCAGCCACTTGCCCATCATCTTCCAGTTTCGTTTAAGCTTACGCAGCATAAAAACGATGGCCCGATGAAAATGAAAGTGTTACCAATATTGGGTGATGTCTTTGGACaatggaaaatcaatgaatcaATTGTAGCGCATGACATTGTATAACTGCTTCAATTGAGTAATAATCGAGTGCAGGAGACCAGGTATATAAACTGCGAGTACCTTCAATTATCACGACAGTTACTCTACTAATTGTGAAGACAGACGCACGGAAGGAAGATCCAAATCTAGTGAGATGGCAGCCAAGGTGGGTAGTTATCATGATCTTTTACTTTTCAGAAGACTTTAAAAATTTCTGATAACTTGCAGGCAATCGTCCTTTTATCTATGGCCCTAATGGCAGCTGGGCAAACGGAGTTCAACTACAACGACAAGGCAGCCACGGCCGTCAACTCCTTGGAACAGAACTCTCCCAGTTCTGGCGAGGACTTCCTCAACGACTATCATACTCCCAGCAACAATGCCTTAAACTCCCAGGCCACACCCGATGGCTATGATTACGTGGCTCCCAAAAACAGTCAGTTTGCCGCAGGCAGTCGATCGGCCAGCGCCCAAGCCTCCAATCTTCTCCAGAACGCCGCTAGTGCTGCCAACGCTGAAGCCGTCCTCCTGCCTTCCCCGCTGCCCGTGCTCCGCCAGAGCCAGGTTGAGACCCAGCCGGAGGTCTTCCCGCCCGCCAGCTATAGCTTCAACTACGCCGTAAATGACGAGAGTACTGGGGATATCAAGGAGCACAGTGAGACTCGGGATGGCTATGTGGTGCGAGGCTACTACAGTCTCATCGATCCCGATGGTTACAAGCGTACGGTAACCTACACGGCGGATGATGTCCATGGCTTCAATGCAGTGGTGAACCGAGTGCCCTATGCCCTAAAGACCGTAGTGATTCCCAGCACCAGGGTAACGAAAGTGGCTCAAGTGGCTCAGGTGGCTCAGGCTACCCCTACCTTTAGCCTGGATGAGCGCTCCAAGTCAGCTCCGAATCCGAAGGAATCCACCAACAACCCGGAATCAGTGCCTGTTGGGCCAAGTTCCAGCTCCGGAGCGACCAACACTTTCGTCCAGGACAGCTATGCCAATGCTCCTCGTGGACTGGACGCCTCTGGCGGTCCCTATGCCTGAGCTATCCTAATAGGTTACGCCGTCATTGTGTACTCACTTATTGTACTTCATttacttttagttttttaattaataaacatgAAACTTTATACTTGAAAGattatgtatttaaaatttaaatagtcTAGTTTAAGGGATAatttagctttttttaaaaaagctttTTAGACAACAGTGGTACCTCAATATAGAGTAAGTCGAAACATGGTTACAAAACAATTTCAGGTGCAATACCTTgacatgaaaaaatattaactcATGTTTGATATGAAATTAAAACGAGTGTTAATAAATTGAAGATACTCTTTTTAATTTCTACAATTTAAGCTTTAAATgtacaatttaattttaaaaattttaaaaatttgttgttGAAAAGTGGCCAATCTGGCAACACTTCAAAGCGTtagtatttgtattttttcaccAACATTAACAACGCCTTTTTTTCCAGCCAAGTCTAAGTCTTTCAACAACCGGCAAGGCGCGAAGACGTCTCAGGTATTTCGTTTTTGTCCGGGGCTCGgctctttgtttatttttgtgttttggtcTTCACGTCGCGTTCGAGACTTACTTGTATTTAttacctttttatttttgtttgaaattcTGTACAAGTGCTGGATCATACAATTACAAAGCGGAAAGCTAACGTCAATCGAAGAAAAGTGCCGGAGAAGTCACATAATTGGTCTGCAGTCAAAG
This region of Drosophila bipectinata strain 14024-0381.07 chromosome 2L, DbipHiC1v2, whole genome shotgun sequence genomic DNA includes:
- the Cpr23B gene encoding cuticle protein 19, whose product is MAAKAIVLLSMALMAAGQTEFNYNDKAATAVNSLEQNSPSSGEDFLNDYHTPSNNALNSQATPDGYDYVAPKNSQFAAGSRSASAQASNLLQNAASAANAEAVLLPSPLPVLRQSQVETQPEVFPPASYSFNYAVNDESTGDIKEHSETRDGYVVRGYYSLIDPDGYKRTVTYTADDVHGFNAVVNRVPYALKTVVIPSTRVTKVAQVAQVAQATPTFSLDERSKSAPNPKESTNNPESVPVGPSSSSGATNTFVQDSYANAPRGLDASGGPYA